Proteins from one Candidatus Methylomirabilota bacterium genomic window:
- a CDS encoding NADH-quinone oxidoreductase subunit A — protein MSGYLPVVIFLGLIVAFAVGSLAAALVLRPARPYAAKLENYECGAEPIGEAWVQFPVGFYLVALIFIVFDALAVFLFPWALVLRGLGMEGVGIMGLFIGILGLGWFYAFREGILEWK, from the coding sequence GTGAGCGGGTATCTGCCGGTCGTGATCTTTCTCGGGTTGATCGTGGCCTTCGCCGTCGGATCGCTCGCCGCCGCCCTGGTGCTGCGTCCGGCACGCCCGTATGCCGCCAAGCTCGAGAACTATGAGTGCGGGGCCGAGCCCATCGGCGAGGCGTGGGTGCAGTTTCCCGTCGGCTTCTACCTGGTTGCGCTCATCTTCATCGTCTTCGACGCCCTCGCCGTCTTTCTCTTCCCCTGGGCCCTCGTGCTCCGAGGGCTGGGAATGGAGGGCGTCGGGATCATGGGCCTGTTCATCGGGATCCTCGGGCTGGGCTGGTTCTATGCGTTCCGCGAGGGAATCCTCGAATGGAAATAA